In a single window of the Natrialba magadii ATCC 43099 genome:
- a CDS encoding M20 family metallopeptidase, protein MSQDRRENVESLVADLVAIETENPPGNEQACAEYIVDWFADRGIEAELVEEPYADRPQVGVKVGDGDPALVLNGHIDVVPAGDTDHWSTDPYVPTVVDDSLYGRGSVDMKTGVAIGMLATAQLADEIEAGELDGSVVFHAAIGEETAEPGTKTLLDRGYDGDYGVVLEPTAMQTGTSEKGLAWYEIRVNGDPSHASRPDQGTNAIRNAQPVLDALNEYDATVREREDDLVGQAYSTVTMIEAGTKENVVPEEAVITIDRRFLPDETIEEIDAEIEDVLETVSEAHDIETTWERTRTYESAAIETDSHLASVFRKHSKAVADVPTDDWGVSASTDVRNFINDHGIEAITWGPGDLTQAHTYDEHVSLPAAVDGLEALLAGARELLDEE, encoded by the coding sequence ATGTCACAAGATCGGCGCGAGAACGTCGAATCGCTCGTCGCAGACCTCGTTGCAATTGAAACAGAGAATCCGCCGGGGAACGAACAGGCGTGTGCAGAATACATCGTTGACTGGTTCGCCGACCGGGGTATCGAAGCCGAACTCGTCGAAGAGCCGTACGCGGATCGGCCACAGGTCGGCGTAAAAGTCGGTGACGGCGATCCAGCACTCGTTCTCAACGGACACATCGATGTCGTCCCGGCGGGCGACACCGACCACTGGTCGACAGACCCCTACGTGCCGACCGTCGTCGACGACTCGTTGTACGGCCGGGGAAGCGTCGATATGAAGACCGGTGTTGCGATCGGTATGCTCGCAACAGCACAGCTGGCAGACGAAATCGAGGCCGGTGAACTCGATGGCTCAGTCGTGTTCCATGCGGCAATTGGCGAGGAAACCGCCGAGCCAGGAACCAAGACGCTGCTCGATCGTGGCTACGACGGCGACTACGGCGTTGTCCTCGAACCAACAGCGATGCAAACGGGGACGAGCGAGAAGGGACTCGCATGGTACGAAATCCGCGTGAACGGAGACCCCTCACACGCGAGTCGTCCCGACCAGGGCACGAACGCGATTCGCAACGCACAGCCGGTACTCGACGCCCTCAACGAATACGATGCAACCGTGCGTGAACGAGAAGACGACCTCGTCGGACAGGCGTATTCGACGGTGACAATGATCGAGGCAGGAACGAAAGAGAACGTCGTTCCCGAAGAAGCGGTGATCACGATCGATCGGCGCTTCTTGCCGGACGAGACCATCGAAGAGATCGACGCCGAAATCGAGGACGTACTCGAGACGGTATCCGAAGCGCACGATATCGAGACGACGTGGGAACGGACCCGGACGTACGAATCAGCCGCGATCGAGACAGACAGCCACCTGGCATCGGTGTTTAGAAAGCATTCGAAGGCGGTTGCTGACGTGCCGACGGATGACTGGGGAGTGAGCGCTTCGACCGACGTTCGGAACTTCATCAACGACCACGGAATAGAGGCGATCACCTGGGGACCGGGTGATCTCACGCAGGCACACACGTACGACGAACACGTGTCGCTCCCTGCTGCTGTCGACGGGCTGGAGGCATTGCTTGCTGGCGCTCGCGAACTTCTGGACGAAGAGTAG